A window of Corallococcus macrosporus DSM 14697 contains these coding sequences:
- a CDS encoding HAD-IG family 5'-nucleotidase encodes MSPFIPGPPPERGLFCNRTLNLRAIKAVGYDMDYTLIHYHVEAWERRAYEHIRDRLVEQGWPVADLSFDPELSMRGLIIDTEKGNLLKANRFGFVKKALHGTQAMSFEAQRDEYARTIIDLHERRWVFLNTLFSLSEACIYAQLVDRLDAGQLPGPMGYSDLYEHVRKNLDATHMQGKLKAEIIADPERYVIDDPETPLALLDQRNAGKKLLLITNSEWAYTEPMMHFAFDRHLPEGMTWRQLFDVVIVSARKPEFFTTRSSLFEVVESSGEALLRPHSGPFKPGTPYFGGSAVELERHLGMSGDQILYVGDHMFGDVHVTKNVLRWRTALILRELEDEVRSIASFRATEARLAERMVVKERLEAESRQIRLELQRRRFQYGPRTEAPTEAELVARQATLRTELEALDAELGPLARAATELSNPIWGLLTRAGNDKSHLARQVERYADIYTSRVSNFLFATPFVYLRSPRGSLPHDPSLPGGTPVFGANEAGAGGASGADGGE; translated from the coding sequence ATGAGCCCGTTCATTCCTGGTCCCCCGCCCGAGCGCGGACTGTTCTGCAACCGCACCCTCAACCTGCGCGCCATCAAGGCGGTGGGTTACGACATGGATTACACGCTCATCCACTACCACGTGGAGGCGTGGGAGCGCCGCGCCTACGAGCACATCCGGGACAGGCTGGTGGAGCAGGGCTGGCCGGTGGCGGACCTGTCCTTCGACCCCGAGCTGTCGATGCGCGGCCTCATCATCGACACGGAGAAGGGCAACCTCCTCAAGGCCAACCGCTTCGGCTTCGTGAAGAAGGCGCTGCACGGCACGCAGGCCATGAGCTTCGAGGCCCAGCGCGACGAGTACGCGCGCACCATCATCGACCTGCACGAGCGGCGCTGGGTGTTCCTCAACACGCTCTTCTCGCTGTCGGAGGCGTGCATCTACGCGCAGCTCGTGGACCGGCTGGACGCCGGCCAGCTCCCGGGGCCCATGGGCTACTCGGACCTCTACGAGCACGTGCGGAAGAACCTGGACGCCACGCACATGCAGGGGAAGCTGAAGGCGGAAATCATCGCCGACCCGGAGCGCTACGTCATCGACGACCCGGAGACGCCGCTGGCGCTGCTGGACCAGCGCAACGCCGGCAAGAAGCTGCTGCTCATCACCAACAGCGAGTGGGCCTACACCGAGCCCATGATGCACTTCGCCTTCGACCGGCACCTGCCGGAGGGCATGACGTGGCGGCAGCTCTTCGACGTGGTGATTGTCTCCGCGCGCAAGCCGGAGTTCTTCACCACGCGCTCGTCGCTCTTCGAGGTGGTGGAGTCCAGCGGCGAGGCGCTGCTGCGGCCGCACTCCGGGCCCTTCAAGCCCGGCACGCCGTACTTCGGCGGCAGCGCGGTGGAGCTGGAGCGCCACCTGGGCATGAGCGGCGACCAGATTCTCTACGTGGGCGACCACATGTTCGGCGACGTCCACGTGACGAAGAACGTGCTGCGCTGGCGCACGGCGCTCATCCTGCGCGAGCTGGAGGACGAGGTGCGCTCCATCGCCTCGTTCCGCGCCACCGAGGCCCGGCTGGCCGAGCGCATGGTGGTGAAGGAGCGGCTGGAGGCGGAGAGCCGCCAGATTCGCCTGGAGCTGCAGCGGCGGCGCTTCCAGTACGGCCCGCGCACGGAGGCGCCGACGGAGGCGGAGCTGGTGGCCCGGCAGGCCACGCTGCGCACCGAGCTGGAGGCCCTGGACGCGGAGCTGGGCCCCCTGGCGCGCGCGGCCACCGAGCTGTCCAACCCCATCTGGGGCCTGCTCACGCGCGCGGGCAACGACAAGAGCCACCTGGCCCGGCAGGTGGAGCGCTACGCGGACATCTACACGTCGCGCGTGTCCAACTTCCTGTTCGCCACGCCCTTCGTCTACCTGCGCAGCCCGCGCGGCAGCCTCCCGCATGACCCCAGCCTGCCCGGCGGCACGCCCGTCTTCGGCGCCAACGAGGCCGGCGCTGGCGGCGCGTCCGGCGCGGACGGCGGGGAGTAG
- the fghA gene encoding S-formylglutathione hydrolase, translating into MERIEHHASFGGRQEVWKHTSAALGGETRFGIYLPEAALRGERCPVLYWLSGLTCTEQNFITKAGAQEHAARHGFIVVAPDTSPRGDAVANDAAYDLGQGAGFYLDATQAPWAPHFRMQEYVARELPALVEQHFPATDARGLFGHSMGGHGALVTALRHPGRYRSVSAFSPIVAPSQVPWGQKAFAAYLGDDRGAWAAWDAVELVKTAKERLPLLVDQGEADEFLATQLRPELLAAACEAVGHPLTLRRHAGYDHSYYFIATFLADHFAHHAKALGG; encoded by the coding sequence ATGGAACGCATCGAACACCACGCGAGTTTTGGCGGCCGGCAGGAGGTGTGGAAGCACACCTCCGCCGCGCTGGGCGGCGAGACGCGGTTCGGCATCTACCTGCCGGAGGCCGCGCTGCGCGGCGAGCGCTGCCCGGTGCTCTACTGGCTCTCCGGCCTGACCTGCACCGAGCAGAACTTCATCACCAAGGCGGGCGCGCAGGAGCACGCGGCGCGCCACGGCTTCATCGTCGTCGCGCCGGACACCAGCCCTCGCGGCGACGCGGTGGCCAATGACGCCGCCTACGACTTGGGGCAGGGGGCGGGCTTCTATCTGGACGCCACGCAGGCCCCCTGGGCGCCGCACTTCCGCATGCAGGAGTACGTGGCCCGGGAGCTCCCCGCGCTGGTGGAGCAGCACTTCCCGGCCACGGACGCGCGAGGCCTCTTCGGCCATTCCATGGGCGGCCACGGCGCGCTCGTCACCGCCCTGCGCCACCCGGGCCGCTACCGCAGCGTGTCCGCCTTCTCCCCCATCGTGGCCCCCTCACAGGTGCCGTGGGGCCAGAAGGCCTTCGCCGCCTACCTGGGCGACGACCGGGGCGCGTGGGCGGCCTGGGACGCCGTGGAGCTGGTGAAGACGGCGAAGGAGCGCCTGCCGCTCCTGGTGGACCAGGGCGAGGCCGACGAGTTCCTCGCCACCCAGTTGCGCCCGGAGTTGCTGGCCGCCGCTTGCGAGGCCGTGGGCCACCCGCTCACGCTGCGGCGGCACGCGGGGTACGACCACAGCTACTACTTCATCGCCACGTTCCTCGCGGACCACTTCGCCCACCACGCCAAGGCCCTGGGCGGTTGA
- the frmR gene encoding formaldehyde-responsive transcriptional repressor FrmR codes for MPHSPEEKKKALLRVRRIRGQTEALERALEAGAECGTVLQQLAAIRGAINGLMSEVLESHIREEFGPASDEDPRHARRVRDMTALVRTYLK; via the coding sequence ATGCCCCACTCGCCGGAAGAGAAGAAGAAGGCGCTGCTTCGCGTCCGCCGTATCCGCGGCCAGACAGAAGCCCTGGAGCGTGCGTTGGAGGCGGGGGCCGAATGCGGCACGGTCCTCCAGCAGCTCGCCGCCATCCGAGGCGCCATCAACGGGCTGATGTCCGAGGTGTTGGAGTCACACATCCGGGAGGAGTTCGGCCCGGCGTCCGACGAGGACCCACGCCATGCCCGGCGGGTGCGGGACATGACGGCGCTGGTGCGCACCTATCTCAAGTGA
- a CDS encoding glutathione peroxidase: MNQNLYDIPLKSIDGAPQTLGQFKGKVLLVVNVASKCGLTPQYEGLEKLYERKRAEGLEVLGFPANDFMGQEPGSEEEIKQFCTLTYDVKFPLFSKISVVGADKHPLYHALTGAIPDAVGEGPMRSRLQGYGITANPVPEVQWNFEKFLIGRDGRVAARFAPDVAADDPRLLSAIDAALAKQG; this comes from the coding sequence ATGAACCAGAACCTCTACGACATCCCTCTCAAGTCCATTGACGGTGCCCCTCAGACGCTGGGCCAGTTCAAGGGCAAGGTGCTGCTGGTGGTCAACGTGGCCTCCAAGTGCGGCCTGACGCCGCAGTACGAAGGCCTGGAGAAGCTCTACGAGCGCAAGCGCGCCGAGGGCCTCGAGGTGCTGGGCTTTCCCGCCAACGACTTCATGGGTCAGGAGCCGGGCAGCGAAGAGGAGATCAAGCAGTTCTGCACGCTGACCTACGACGTGAAGTTCCCGCTGTTCTCCAAGATTTCGGTGGTGGGCGCGGACAAGCACCCGCTCTACCACGCGCTGACGGGCGCCATCCCGGACGCCGTGGGAGAAGGCCCCATGCGCAGCCGGCTCCAGGGCTACGGCATCACCGCCAACCCCGTGCCGGAGGTGCAGTGGAACTTCGAGAAGTTCCTCATTGGACGGGACGGCCGCGTCGCCGCCCGCTTCGCGCCGGACGTGGCCGCGGACGACCCGCGCCTGCTGTCGGCCATTGACGCGGCGCTGGCGAAGCAGGGCTGA
- a CDS encoding S-(hydroxymethyl)glutathione dehydrogenase/class III alcohol dehydrogenase, whose product MKSRAAVAFEAGKPLSIVELDVAPPRKGEVLVRITHTGVCHTDAFTLSGEDPEGLFPVVLGHEGAGIVEAVGEGVTSVKPGDHVIPLYTAECGQCLFCKSGKTNLCVAVRATQGKGVMPDGTTRFSYNGQPVYHYMGCSTFSEYTVVAEVSLARINPNANPEQVCLLGCGVTTGLGAVKNTARVQEGDSVAVFGLGGIGLAVIQGAQMAKAGRIIAIDTNPAKFELAKAFGATDFVNPKEHERPIQQVIVEMTGWGVDHSFECIGNVGVMRAALECAHRGWGQSIIIGVAGAGQEISTRPFQLVTGRTWKGTAFGGVKGRSELPGMVEDAMSGKIQLAPFVTHTRPLTDINEAFDLMHEGKSIRTVVRY is encoded by the coding sequence ATGAAGTCCCGTGCCGCTGTCGCCTTTGAAGCCGGAAAGCCCTTGAGCATCGTCGAGCTCGACGTCGCGCCTCCGCGGAAGGGCGAGGTCCTGGTCCGCATCACCCACACGGGCGTCTGTCACACCGACGCCTTCACCCTCTCCGGGGAGGACCCGGAAGGGCTCTTCCCCGTGGTGCTCGGCCACGAGGGGGCCGGCATCGTGGAGGCGGTGGGCGAGGGCGTGACGTCCGTCAAGCCGGGCGACCACGTCATCCCGCTCTACACGGCGGAGTGCGGCCAGTGTCTGTTCTGCAAGTCAGGAAAGACGAACCTGTGCGTGGCGGTGCGTGCCACCCAGGGCAAGGGTGTGATGCCGGACGGCACCACGCGCTTCTCGTACAACGGCCAGCCCGTCTACCACTACATGGGGTGCTCCACCTTCAGCGAGTACACCGTGGTGGCGGAGGTGTCGCTGGCGCGCATCAACCCGAACGCCAACCCCGAGCAGGTCTGCCTGCTGGGCTGCGGCGTGACGACGGGCCTGGGCGCGGTGAAGAACACGGCCCGCGTGCAGGAAGGGGACTCGGTGGCGGTGTTCGGTCTGGGCGGCATCGGCCTGGCGGTCATCCAGGGCGCCCAGATGGCGAAGGCCGGCCGCATCATCGCCATCGACACGAACCCCGCCAAGTTCGAGCTGGCGAAGGCCTTTGGCGCCACCGACTTCGTCAACCCCAAGGAGCATGAGCGCCCCATCCAGCAGGTCATCGTGGAGATGACGGGCTGGGGCGTGGACCACTCCTTCGAGTGCATCGGCAACGTGGGCGTGATGCGCGCCGCGCTCGAGTGCGCGCACCGGGGCTGGGGCCAGTCCATCATCATCGGCGTGGCCGGCGCGGGGCAGGAGATCTCCACCCGTCCGTTCCAGCTCGTCACGGGCCGGACCTGGAAGGGCACCGCCTTTGGTGGCGTGAAGGGCCGCTCGGAGCTCCCCGGCATGGTGGAGGACGCGATGTCCGGGAAGATTCAGCTCGCGCCGTTCGTGACGCACACGCGTCCGCTGACCGACATCAACGAGGCCTTCGACCTGATGCACGAGGGCAAGTCCATCCGCACCGTGGTCCGGTACTGA